Proteins encoded within one genomic window of Triticum aestivum cultivar Chinese Spring chromosome 2D, IWGSC CS RefSeq v2.1, whole genome shotgun sequence:
- the LOC123055324 gene encoding vacuolar iron transporter homolog 5-like: protein MAVNDTKLADAENPGVMCRGGGIDSDSDVDFAGRANWLRAAVLGANDGLVSTASLMLGVGAVKHEVRAMVISGFAGLLAGACSMAIGEFVSVCSQRDVEIAQLDRDGKRGGDEERALPSPVQAAAASALAFSVGALLPLLAAGFIVGYKLRVAVVVAVATLALAAFGVVGAVLGRAPVVRSSARVVVGGLAAMGLTFGLMRLFRASGI from the coding sequence ATGGCCGTGAACGACACCAAGCTGGCCGACGCCGAGAACCCGGGCGTGATGTGCCGCGGCGGCGGCATCGACTCCGACTCCGACGTGGACTTCGCGGGCCGCGCCAACTGGCTGCGCGCGGCGGTGCTGGGCGCCAACGACGGGCTGGTGTCCACGGCGTCGCTCATGCTGGGCGTGGGCGCGGTGAAGCATGAGGTGCGCGCCATGGTGATCTCCGGGTTCGCGGGCCTGCTGGCGGGGGCCTGCAGCATGGCCATCGGGGAGTTCGTGTCCGTCTGCTCCCAGCGCGACGTGGAGATCGCGCAGCTCGACCGCGACGGCAAGCGCGGCGGCGACGAGGAGAGGGCGCTGCCCAGCCCGGTGCAGGCCGCGGCGGCCTCGGCCCTCGCCTTCTCCGTCGGCGCGCTGCTGCCGCTGCTGGCGGCGGGGTTCATCGTGGGCTACAAGCTGCGGGTGGCCGTGGTGGTGGCCGTGGCGACGCTGGCGCTGGCGGCGTTCGGGGTCGTCGGGGCCGTGCTGGGGAGGGCGCCCGTGGTGAGGTCCTCCGCCCGGGTCGTCGTCGGCGGGCTGGCCGCCATGGGGCTCACCTTCGGCCTCATGCGGCTCTTCCGGGCCAGCGGCATATGA
- the LOC123055325 gene encoding uncharacterized protein isoform X1 — protein MAPKEQRLHADLFKVTHQKVVDAIRANITNQTSYDQIKIIQLSCEPTDEELLMFYAEVHNHLLEVASLSINKNVDFFAPEEGFAEGFVPEIAEGLPVLRPQTKNISYFIVEFVGGPGEPRLQFAVRHDNLYCVGFRVLSANDNAKTKDWSSFGDVNLLKCAAFPNVEASRLSESYKSSKSVRIYPMVFRRIYMYFSKYTCNSAVAVGELLKDTLFVVICEASRFGFVQRLTFQGMHAFEVPVGLTDLMDNIIHDYKDLSLGALLIYLYDLEEKLSVAERSRYQTEDQLAAALVGFNSYALHVNLRGSDGLYAPMFDSEVVRLIHMRLRNFDKNIRKLTDVSY, from the exons ATGGCCCCCAAGGAGCAAAGACTTCACGCTGATCTGTTCAAGGTGACCCACCAGAAGGTGGTTGATGCCATCAGGGCAAACATAACTAATCAGACCTCATATGAT CAAATTAAGATTATCCAACTCAGCTGCGAGCCGACAGATGAAGAATTGTTGATGTTTTATGCGGAGGTCCATAATCACCTATTGGAGGTGGCTTCCCTTTCTATCAACAAGAACGTTGATTTCTTTGCGCCAGAGGAGGGATTCGCGGAAGGCTTTGTTCCTGAGATTGCAGAAGGACTACCAGTTTTAAGGCCTCAAACTAAG AATATATCATATTTCATTGTCGAGTTTGTTGGTGGTCCTGGAGAACCACGCCTGCAATTTGCTGTTCGCCATGACAATCTGTACTGTGTCGGTTTCCGGGTGTTGTCTGCCAATGATAACGCAAAAACCAAAGATTGGTCCTCTTTTGGTGATGTTAACCTTTTGAAGTGTGCTGCATTTCCTAATGTTGAGGCATCTAGATTGTCAGAGAGCTATAAATCTTC CAAATCAGTGCGAATATACCCCATGGTTTTCCGACGAATATATATGTACTTCTCCAAATACACTTGCAATTCTGCTGTAGCTGTTGGGGAATTGTTAAAAGACACATTGTTTGTTGTTATCTGTGAGGCAAGTCGCTTTGGGTTTGTCCAAAGGTTGACTTTTCAAGGAATGCATGCTTTCGAAGTTCCGGTTGGACTCACTGATTTGATGGATAATATTATTCATGATTACAAGGATTTGTCATTAGGGGCACTGTTGATATATCTGTATGACCTAGAAGAGAAATTGAGCGTGGCTGAGAGATCACGCTACCAAACTGAAGATCAACTAGCAGCTGCACTAGTTGGATTCAACAGTTACGCTCTGCATGTGAATCTCAGGGGATCTGATGGTCTTTATGCTCCGATGTTCGATAGTGAGGTTGTTAGGCTTATCCATATGAGGCTTCGGAACTTTGACAAAAATATCCGCAA ATTGACTGATGTTTCTTATTGA
- the LOC123055325 gene encoding uncharacterized protein isoform X2 — translation MAPKEQRLHADLFKQIKIIQLSCEPTDEELLMFYAEVHNHLLEVASLSINKNVDFFAPEEGFAEGFVPEIAEGLPVLRPQTKNISYFIVEFVGGPGEPRLQFAVRHDNLYCVGFRVLSANDNAKTKDWSSFGDVNLLKCAAFPNVEASRLSESYKSSKSVRIYPMVFRRIYMYFSKYTCNSAVAVGELLKDTLFVVICEASRFGFVQRLTFQGMHAFEVPVGLTDLMDNIIHDYKDLSLGALLIYLYDLEEKLSVAERSRYQTEDQLAAALVGFNSYALHVNLRGSDGLYAPMFDSEVVRLIHMRLRNFDKNIRKLTDVSY, via the exons ATGGCCCCCAAGGAGCAAAGACTTCACGCTGATCTGTTCAAG CAAATTAAGATTATCCAACTCAGCTGCGAGCCGACAGATGAAGAATTGTTGATGTTTTATGCGGAGGTCCATAATCACCTATTGGAGGTGGCTTCCCTTTCTATCAACAAGAACGTTGATTTCTTTGCGCCAGAGGAGGGATTCGCGGAAGGCTTTGTTCCTGAGATTGCAGAAGGACTACCAGTTTTAAGGCCTCAAACTAAG AATATATCATATTTCATTGTCGAGTTTGTTGGTGGTCCTGGAGAACCACGCCTGCAATTTGCTGTTCGCCATGACAATCTGTACTGTGTCGGTTTCCGGGTGTTGTCTGCCAATGATAACGCAAAAACCAAAGATTGGTCCTCTTTTGGTGATGTTAACCTTTTGAAGTGTGCTGCATTTCCTAATGTTGAGGCATCTAGATTGTCAGAGAGCTATAAATCTTC CAAATCAGTGCGAATATACCCCATGGTTTTCCGACGAATATATATGTACTTCTCCAAATACACTTGCAATTCTGCTGTAGCTGTTGGGGAATTGTTAAAAGACACATTGTTTGTTGTTATCTGTGAGGCAAGTCGCTTTGGGTTTGTCCAAAGGTTGACTTTTCAAGGAATGCATGCTTTCGAAGTTCCGGTTGGACTCACTGATTTGATGGATAATATTATTCATGATTACAAGGATTTGTCATTAGGGGCACTGTTGATATATCTGTATGACCTAGAAGAGAAATTGAGCGTGGCTGAGAGATCACGCTACCAAACTGAAGATCAACTAGCAGCTGCACTAGTTGGATTCAACAGTTACGCTCTGCATGTGAATCTCAGGGGATCTGATGGTCTTTATGCTCCGATGTTCGATAGTGAGGTTGTTAGGCTTATCCATATGAGGCTTCGGAACTTTGACAAAAATATCCGCAA ATTGACTGATGTTTCTTATTGA